The genomic interval CGTCCGCAACCATACGACCAAGCGGTTCGGCCCGGTGCGCGAGGTCGCCTACGGCCGCGAGGCCGGGCTGGTGCTGGAGATCGCCTTCGAGGGCGTGCAGCGCTCGACCCGGCACAAATCGGGCGTGGCGATGCGCTTCCCCCGCGTCAGCCGCATCCGCTGGGACAAGCCGGCGGCGGAGGCCGACCGGGTCGATGTGCTGGAACGGATTCTGGCGCGCGGCGAGCGCGAGGTCGCGCCGGGCGCGGCGTTGGAGGCATCGGAATGAGACAGGCGGGCAGAACCAGCGGAAAGATCGGGCCGCTCGAAGGGTTTTCGACGGCCGAAGTGACCCGGCAGGCGAGTGCGCGGGTGACGGTCGCGACGCCCGGACCGGGTTTCACGGATGTCACCGAGGCCGTGGCGGGTTTCGTCGCGGAGAGCGGCCTCCGCTCCGGCCTCGTCAGCGTGTTCTGCCGGCACACCTCGGCGTCGCTGACGATCCAGGAGAACGCCGACCCGGATGTGCGGGTCGATCTGATGACCGCGCTCGACGGGCTTGCGCCGCGACACGGGCAGTACGTCCACGGTATGGAGGGGCCGAACCGGTTACAAAGCCACCGACGATACGTTCACTCGGCAGAGGGACCAGATGATATGCCAGGGCACATCCGGACTATGTTGACTGACTCTAGCTTATCCATCCCCATTAACTCTGGACAACTCGGATTGGGGCAGTGGCAAGGGATATACCTTATCGAACATCGCGATCGGCCTCACCTGCGTGAGATCATCATTACCGCCATCGGGACATAAAATCTTAAATCCGCCCGCACGGATTTTAGCCACACGCGACGATCCAGCAGTTGAGGCACACTACTAGCCCTTGAGGACGCTGCGTTTTTTGTACAACTTCATCAGCCTCGATACCAAGACATGAACATTCGTTCCGGGGTTACTAATGCCTTGCCTAGATAGCCAATCAGCATTACGACATGCCTGCTCGGTCATAGGAAACAGGACCGCAAAATCAACTTCCTTTTCTTTTTTGCAGTATTTGTTGTGATGTTTAGAAACCAAATTGATCGCGTCTTTCTCGTTAACAAGGGGGGAAAGCGATATTTTCTCCCAGTGGAGCGCAAGCCAGACTTCAAATGATCTAGTAGATACGCAAAGGGTGATCTGAGCCTTTTCGCATATACCTACAGCATCAGATAAATCTTGCGGAGATGTGTCGTCGACGTCACAAACGCAATAAACTTCCTCAAATGGACCCTCGCTAGCGGCCCAGTCCCTGCAAGCCTCTACAGCTTCCAAAGCATTACCGCCACTTCGAAGATAGTATGGTCTGATATCAGCGCCGACGTTGCCGAGCTTGAGCTTCCATCCCATAAAATATCGATATTCCGTGCGCTCGCCGTCGACGCCAACAGCAATAACCCTTATCCGAGC from Methylobacterium sp. AMS5 carries:
- a CDS encoding secondary thiamine-phosphate synthase enzyme YjbQ, whose product is MRQAGRTSGKIGPLEGFSTAEVTRQASARVTVATPGPGFTDVTEAVAGFVAESGLRSGLVSVFCRHTSASLTIQENADPDVRVDLMTALDGLAPRHGQYVHGMEGPNRLQSHRRYVHSAEGPDDMPGHIRTMLTDSSLSIPINSGQLGLGQWQGIYLIEHRDRPHLREIIITAIGT
- a CDS encoding RloB family protein; translation: MPKPTHRFGSKLASRKQGRRSARIRVIAVGVDGERTEYRYFMGWKLKLGNVGADIRPYYLRSGGNALEAVEACRDWAASEGPFEEVYCVCDVDDTSPQDLSDAVGICEKAQITLCVSTRSFEVWLALHWEKISLSPLVNEKDAINLVSKHHNKYCKKEKEVDFAVLFPMTEQACRNADWLSRQGISNPGTNVHVLVSRLMKLYKKRSVLKG